The following are encoded together in the Aciduricibacillus chroicocephali genome:
- the selA gene encoding L-seryl-tRNA(Sec) selenium transferase gives MNNELLRELPAVHQLMQSPDILEIGLEAQLSKEILTDYVRQAVRNVREQILSGTQIEKISLQERIVGELKNILLLEGESKIKKVINGTGVVLHTNLGRARLSENAIERIAETASSYSNLEFNLETGARGSRHDLIEDLLLKVTGAEAVMVVNNNAAAVFLILRTLAKEKEVIVSRGELVEIGGSFRVSSIMEESGAKLVEVGTTNKTHLKDYEAAISEETTMLMKVHTSNFRIEGFTSAVPAAELVKLREKHSQLIVYEDLGSGALFDFSHYGIGDEPVASKSIASKIDLISFSGDKLLGGPQAGIIAGRKRLIDRLKKHQMARVLRVDKMTLAGLEATLQAYVRKCAEKEIPVVRDMLKSESEMKRQAEHFMNSLSEGYKKELTHVQSAAGGGTLPGVYMRSIAVAVEHPSLSAEELRLLLRQMDTPITATIKMDRTVIDFRTIAEEDMEALIHGFNHILYER, from the coding sequence ATGAATAATGAACTTTTGCGGGAGCTGCCGGCAGTGCATCAGTTAATGCAAAGTCCGGATATTTTAGAAATAGGACTGGAAGCTCAGTTATCGAAAGAAATACTTACCGACTATGTACGCCAAGCTGTTCGGAATGTACGTGAACAAATTCTTTCTGGAACTCAAATTGAGAAAATCTCCTTGCAGGAAAGGATAGTAGGAGAATTGAAAAATATTCTTCTGTTAGAAGGGGAAAGCAAAATCAAAAAGGTGATCAATGGAACCGGAGTTGTGCTGCATACGAATCTTGGAAGGGCGCGCTTGAGTGAGAATGCTATTGAACGGATTGCTGAAACCGCTTCTAGCTATTCCAACCTTGAGTTTAATCTCGAAACAGGAGCTCGCGGTTCTCGTCATGACTTGATTGAAGATTTGCTTTTGAAAGTGACCGGAGCAGAAGCGGTAATGGTCGTAAATAATAATGCAGCAGCAGTATTTCTCATTTTACGTACATTGGCCAAAGAAAAAGAGGTTATTGTTTCACGCGGTGAGCTTGTTGAAATTGGCGGCTCTTTCCGCGTTTCTTCCATTATGGAAGAGAGTGGGGCCAAACTTGTTGAAGTCGGTACAACGAACAAGACGCATCTCAAGGATTATGAAGCAGCGATTTCTGAGGAAACGACGATGCTTATGAAAGTGCATACGAGCAATTTCCGGATCGAAGGCTTCACTTCAGCTGTGCCTGCAGCCGAACTTGTTAAGCTGAGGGAAAAGCACTCGCAGCTCATTGTTTATGAAGATCTCGGAAGCGGTGCATTATTTGATTTTTCACATTATGGAATTGGCGATGAGCCCGTAGCAAGTAAGTCTATTGCATCAAAGATTGATTTGATTTCATTCAGTGGGGACAAGCTCCTTGGTGGTCCGCAGGCCGGCATTATCGCAGGTCGCAAACGATTAATTGATAGGCTTAAAAAGCATCAGATGGCAAGAGTGCTGCGAGTCGATAAGATGACACTCGCTGGTCTGGAAGCGACTTTGCAGGCTTATGTAAGAAAATGTGCCGAGAAGGAAATTCCCGTTGTACGTGATATGCTCAAAAGTGAGAGTGAAATGAAGCGCCAGGCGGAACATTTTATGAATAGTCTTTCCGAGGGTTATAAAAAAGAGCTGACGCATGTTCAGTCTGCTGCTGGAGGAGGTACATTGCCGGGAGTCTATATGCGGTCAATTGCAGTTGCAGTCGAACATCCCAGTCTTAGCGCCGAAGAGCTTCGGTTACTGCTTAGACAAATGGATACGCCTATTACTGCGACTATTAAAATGGATCGCACGGTAATCGACTTTCGAACGATAGCAGAGGAAGATATGGAAGCGTTGATTCACGGCTTTAATCATATCTTATATGAACGATAG